One region of Hymenobacter sediminicola genomic DNA includes:
- a CDS encoding acyl-CoA dehydrogenase, translated as MSTAFSSTSAIEPESDILAYVPPVILPPEQAAAALAPKLLAHAPHSDHDGGFPVQEFSWLRETGLLRAPLETRSASLTASAQTLKLLQTLKHIGRGNLAVGRVYEGHVNALQLLQRIGQPEQISGWVADVRAGHLFGVWNTEAQDGVKLEPLPNGRYRLQGSKTFASGAGHVTRPLLTAALPDGGWQMLILPADTQQPALDSSFWRPLGMRASASFRVDFSGLEISEADLLGQPGDYYRQPWFSGGAIRFAAVQLGGAEAVFDETRRFLQALGRTDDPYQRQRLGEMTLLIESGALWLRGAADHASRPSAESAAEATVAYANMVRTAIEDICLRVLQLAERSVGARGLLQPEPFERLHRDLTHYLRQPAPDAAQADAGRFALTHTAPAYQLWNA; from the coding sequence ATGTCTACTGCCTTCTCCTCCACTTCTGCCATCGAGCCGGAGTCGGATATACTTGCTTATGTCCCCCCTGTTATACTTCCCCCCGAGCAAGCGGCGGCAGCGCTAGCGCCGAAGCTACTAGCCCATGCCCCGCATTCCGACCATGATGGCGGCTTTCCAGTACAAGAATTTAGCTGGCTGCGCGAAACCGGCCTGCTCCGAGCCCCATTGGAAACTCGCAGCGCCAGCCTGACAGCATCTGCCCAGACGTTGAAACTGCTACAGACCCTCAAACACATCGGGCGCGGCAATTTGGCGGTGGGGCGTGTGTACGAAGGCCATGTAAACGCGCTGCAGTTATTGCAGCGTATCGGGCAGCCGGAACAGATTAGCGGCTGGGTGGCTGATGTCCGCGCTGGTCATTTGTTTGGCGTCTGGAACACGGAAGCGCAGGATGGCGTGAAGCTGGAGCCGCTACCCAACGGGCGCTACCGGCTGCAGGGCAGCAAAACGTTTGCGTCGGGTGCCGGCCATGTCACGCGCCCGTTGCTGACGGCTGCTTTGCCGGATGGCGGCTGGCAAATGCTCATTCTACCAGCCGATACTCAACAGCCGGCGTTGGATTCCAGCTTCTGGCGGCCACTGGGTATGCGGGCTTCGGCCAGCTTCCGCGTTGATTTTTCAGGGTTGGAAATCAGTGAAGCAGATTTGCTGGGCCAGCCCGGCGACTATTACCGCCAACCGTGGTTCAGTGGCGGCGCCATTCGGTTTGCGGCCGTGCAGCTGGGTGGAGCAGAAGCAGTTTTTGACGAAACCCGCCGCTTTCTGCAGGCGCTTGGCCGCACCGATGACCCGTATCAGCGCCAGCGCCTCGGCGAAATGACCCTGCTTATTGAAAGTGGTGCTCTTTGGCTGCGCGGCGCGGCCGACCATGCTTCCCGCCCCAGCGCTGAGTCGGCGGCCGAAGCCACGGTAGCCTATGCTAATATGGTGCGAACTGCCATTGAGGACATATGCCTACGGGTATTGCAACTGGCCGAGCGAAGCGTAGGAGCCCGTGGCCTGTTGCAGCCGGAACCATTCGAGCGGCTACACCGCGACCTGACGCACTACCTGCGCCAGCCGGCCCCCGATGCCGCGCAAGCCGATGCCGGCCGCTTCGCACTGACCCATACTGCGCCTGCTTATCAGCTTTGGAATGCATAA
- a CDS encoding PIG-L deacetylase family protein, which yields MHKSEPLDFNALPVRSPEFAATLGPTVVIVPHPDDESLGCGGLLALLAQAAQPVWCVLVSDGTMSHPNSVKFPPAARQALRETELQDALQELGVGSHLLQTLNLPDGAVPTSDTPAGSAAAKQLHNFLRQIGATTILCPWRRDPHPDHRATSELVRAALAQLPQPPRLLEYVVWAWERASPTDLPHTDEAVGWRLDVTPVLARKQRAIAAHRSQLAPSIIDDDPAGFVLSAGMLAHFAQPYEVYLEAKM from the coding sequence ATGCATAAGTCAGAGCCGCTCGATTTCAATGCGCTGCCGGTACGCTCCCCTGAGTTTGCCGCGACGCTGGGTCCTACTGTAGTTATTGTGCCGCATCCGGACGATGAAAGCTTAGGGTGCGGCGGTTTGCTGGCATTGCTGGCTCAGGCGGCACAGCCGGTATGGTGTGTGCTGGTAAGCGACGGGACTATGTCGCACCCTAACTCTGTAAAGTTTCCGCCAGCCGCCCGGCAGGCGTTGCGCGAAACTGAGTTGCAGGATGCTTTGCAGGAGCTAGGTGTAGGCTCGCACTTGCTGCAAACGCTTAACCTACCTGATGGGGCCGTGCCGACTTCCGATACGCCGGCTGGCAGTGCGGCAGCAAAGCAACTGCACAACTTTTTGCGCCAAATAGGTGCTACTACCATTTTGTGCCCCTGGCGCCGCGACCCACACCCTGACCATCGGGCTACCAGCGAGTTGGTACGCGCAGCTTTAGCTCAACTACCGCAGCCGCCTCGCCTGCTTGAATATGTGGTATGGGCCTGGGAACGCGCCAGCCCGACTGACCTGCCGCATACTGATGAAGCAGTGGGTTGGCGGCTCGATGTGACACCCGTACTGGCCCGAAAGCAACGTGCCATTGCCGCGCACCGCTCCCAGCTGGCTCCGAGTATTATTGATGATGACCCGGCGGGATTTGTGCTTTCAGCTGGCATGTTGGCCCACTTCGCCCAGCCCTATGAGGTGTATCTGGAAGCCAAAATGTAG
- a CDS encoding class I SAM-dependent DNA methyltransferase, whose product MNPNQPSTLPPTYFDDVYRANSDPWNFETSPYERAKYADTIAALPSEPYDSGFEVGCSLGVLTEQLAPKCRHLLAIDVAEAPLERARQRCAQLLQVEFERMMLPAEFPVGRSFDLIVLSEVGYYWALPDLQLASEKLLNALRPGGHLLLVHWTPPVHDYPLTGDEVHEFFLAQAVASDSPLKHLHGHRAEQYRLDLLARR is encoded by the coding sequence ATGAATCCGAACCAGCCAAGCACCCTGCCGCCCACCTATTTTGATGACGTATACCGGGCCAACTCTGACCCGTGGAATTTTGAAACCAGTCCCTATGAGCGGGCCAAATATGCTGATACCATTGCGGCGCTACCCAGTGAGCCATACGACAGCGGCTTCGAGGTAGGATGTTCCTTGGGTGTGCTGACGGAACAGCTGGCGCCGAAGTGCCGGCATCTGCTGGCCATAGATGTGGCGGAAGCACCTCTCGAACGGGCCCGCCAACGCTGTGCCCAGTTGCTACAGGTAGAGTTTGAGCGCATGATGCTACCCGCGGAGTTTCCAGTCGGCCGGAGCTTTGACCTGATTGTGCTGTCGGAGGTGGGCTACTATTGGGCACTGCCCGACCTGCAATTGGCTTCTGAGAAACTGCTGAACGCCCTGCGGCCGGGCGGCCATCTGCTGCTGGTGCACTGGACACCGCCCGTACATGACTACCCCCTGACCGGTGACGAAGTACACGAGTTTTTTCTGGCACAGGCGGTTGCTTCGGACAGTCCTCTAAAGCACCTGCACGGCCACCGGGCCGAACAATACCGGCTCGATTTGTTGGCCCGACGCTAA
- a CDS encoding glycosyltransferase, whose product MNHATPVRFYTNSDPAAPSVAAGLWQHLPPPAPALKISVIIPAKDEAEQLPATLAALAVQLDLQGQPLSYGQYEVLVLANNCHDQTAATVRSFASRHPGMALYIAETTLPSAEAHVGKARRLLMDEACRRLELTAGPAGIIASTDADTRVAATWLAAMLAEFEAGADAVGGRILPDAAFSQGCTVRRTHLHDTLYRLLRTRLEALLDPEPADPWPRHHQHFGASLALTVAAYRQVGGLPVVPFLEDEALYQALRRHDLQLRHSPQVRVSTSARYEGRVAVGLSWQLREWASLAQQQREPLVESGAGLVAEWKTRQQLRHLWSQLQDSGRQQRLPLCLQLAAALSVPAPALSRQLAAAASFGALWEWVQQHRARWRRKRLVPLPKAIAELRQLVSRHEIGLTTRQPSLASGQQIEPVLFGPVAVQVL is encoded by the coding sequence ATGAACCACGCTACTCCTGTGCGCTTTTATACCAACAGCGACCCGGCTGCCCCTAGTGTGGCCGCTGGCCTCTGGCAGCATCTGCCGCCGCCTGCACCCGCCCTGAAAATAAGTGTCATCATTCCGGCTAAAGATGAAGCGGAGCAGCTACCCGCTACCCTGGCGGCTTTGGCTGTACAGCTGGATTTGCAAGGCCAGCCGTTGAGTTACGGCCAGTATGAGGTGCTAGTACTCGCCAACAACTGCCACGACCAGACGGCCGCAACTGTGCGCTCCTTTGCGTCTCGTCACCCTGGCATGGCATTGTATATAGCCGAAACCACGCTGCCCTCCGCAGAAGCACACGTTGGCAAAGCGCGCCGGTTGCTGATGGATGAGGCCTGCCGCCGCCTAGAACTCACAGCCGGGCCAGCAGGCATTATCGCCAGCACAGATGCGGATACTCGTGTTGCCGCAACCTGGCTGGCAGCTATGCTGGCCGAGTTTGAAGCAGGAGCCGACGCGGTAGGGGGGCGCATACTGCCGGATGCGGCTTTTTCTCAGGGATGCACTGTCCGCCGCACGCACCTGCACGATACGCTGTACCGCTTGTTGCGTACCCGCCTAGAAGCCCTTCTCGACCCCGAGCCCGCCGACCCATGGCCGCGCCATCATCAGCACTTTGGTGCCAGCTTGGCCCTCACAGTTGCTGCTTATCGACAAGTAGGAGGGCTACCTGTAGTGCCTTTTCTGGAAGATGAAGCCCTCTACCAAGCGTTGCGCCGCCACGACCTTCAGTTGCGCCATAGCCCACAGGTTCGAGTCAGTACATCGGCGCGCTACGAGGGGCGAGTGGCAGTTGGGCTGTCCTGGCAGTTGCGTGAGTGGGCTAGCCTAGCGCAGCAGCAGCGCGAACCACTGGTGGAAAGCGGGGCTGGCCTCGTAGCAGAATGGAAAACCCGGCAGCAGCTGCGCCACTTGTGGAGCCAACTGCAGGATAGCGGCCGCCAACAGCGCCTGCCGCTGTGCCTACAGCTGGCGGCCGCATTGAGTGTGCCTGCGCCTGCGCTGTCGCGGCAGTTGGCTGCTGCGGCTTCATTTGGGGCGCTTTGGGAATGGGTGCAGCAGCATCGGGCCCGGTGGCGACGGAAGCGCCTCGTGCCTTTGCCAAAAGCCATAGCTGAGTTGCGCCAATTAGTTTCGCGCCATGAAATAGGCCTGACTACCCGGCAGCCTAGCTTAGCGTCGGGCCAACAAATCGAGCCGGTATTGTTCGGCCCGGTGGCCGTGCAGGTGCTTTAG
- a CDS encoding BamA/TamA family outer membrane protein, with the protein MRFLYTPLALCLLARLGSAQVVPTPDTTTAVVTAPAPGLSATTTDGQPKKSRFAPSDKPSFIPVPIVFYQQETGFAAGAAILPVWRFGQDTTVRKSNARLIAWFSQEKQTTIQLTHNIFTPGEKLYFSGELSYYDLAFNYYGVGNNTSKDIESHIQYPLWVFDEKALARVVPNLFVGLRYRFTNLGDVELKDNDGNTAPYYSIPENQRGGGISSGVGPALLYDGRDNVLATYRGNFVDAHMLFNGSGLGSDYKFNRYQIDARHFNPLFGTNNTILALQFLGQYHSGNVPFRELGGMGATLGGSLYNGAYLMRGIYEARYRDRQFSTFQAEIRQKLIWRFDIAAFMGVGQVGYNLSDYSFDGTKFAGGLGARFRFNRRDRLNIRLDYGVGSGGNSGIIFAVGEAF; encoded by the coding sequence ATGCGCTTTCTCTACACGCCGCTGGCCCTGTGTTTACTGGCCCGGCTTGGGTCTGCTCAAGTAGTCCCTACGCCTGATACTACCACTGCCGTAGTCACGGCACCCGCCCCCGGCCTAAGCGCCACCACCACCGATGGACAGCCCAAAAAGTCTCGGTTTGCGCCCAGCGACAAGCCCAGTTTTATTCCGGTTCCTATCGTGTTCTACCAGCAGGAAACGGGCTTCGCCGCCGGCGCGGCTATTTTGCCGGTGTGGCGTTTCGGGCAGGATACCACGGTGCGCAAGTCGAATGCCCGCCTGATTGCCTGGTTCTCTCAGGAGAAGCAAACCACCATTCAGCTTACCCACAACATCTTCACGCCGGGCGAAAAGCTGTATTTCTCCGGCGAGCTGAGCTATTATGATCTGGCGTTCAACTACTACGGCGTCGGCAACAACACCAGCAAAGATATTGAGTCGCATATTCAGTACCCGCTGTGGGTATTCGACGAGAAAGCGTTGGCCCGGGTAGTGCCTAACTTGTTTGTGGGTCTGCGCTACCGCTTCACCAACCTCGGCGACGTGGAATTGAAGGACAATGATGGTAATACGGCTCCTTACTATTCCATCCCGGAAAACCAGCGGGGCGGCGGTATCAGCTCGGGTGTAGGCCCGGCGCTGCTTTATGACGGCCGCGACAATGTGTTGGCCACCTACCGCGGCAACTTCGTGGATGCCCACATGCTGTTCAACGGTTCCGGCCTCGGCAGCGACTACAAGTTTAACCGCTACCAGATAGACGCCCGCCACTTCAATCCGCTGTTCGGGACCAACAATACCATTCTGGCGCTGCAGTTTTTGGGGCAGTATCACTCTGGCAACGTGCCTTTCCGGGAGCTAGGCGGTATGGGTGCTACGCTGGGCGGTTCGCTCTACAATGGTGCCTACCTGATGCGCGGCATCTATGAAGCCCGCTACCGCGACCGGCAGTTTAGCACGTTTCAGGCCGAAATCCGCCAGAAGCTGATCTGGCGCTTCGATATTGCCGCTTTCATGGGTGTTGGTCAGGTGGGCTACAACCTTTCTGACTACTCCTTCGATGGTACCAAATTCGCCGGTGGCCTGGGTGCTCGTTTCCGGTTCAACCGCCGCGACCGGCTCAATATCCGCCTCGACTATGGCGTAGGCTCGGGTGGCAACTCCGGTATCATCTTCGCTGTGGGCGAAGCATTCTAG
- a CDS encoding geranylgeranylglycerol-phosphate geranylgeranyltransferase gives MSSSATSFSGATPPEPAGPQHEVGLMPIARLVRLPNLLIMLLCLVLVRAGLLLPGNPVAALWSARFGILALAALCVAAAGYIINDYYDVKIDAINRPKQLVVGRVVNRRRAMLAHVLLSGVGVGISGLLSPLLGLVNLGSALLLWGYSVRFKRVALVGNVSIATLTAALVLLPELQLRTGTSSVWVYALAAFLLTVVREIVKDVEDMRGDAQHDCRTLPIVWGVARSKWVAGFFLACLLSLVIGGVWHSFVHSKWVLGAWLLVLVLGPLLWLTQLLLRADRRRHFAELSRWCKGIMLAGVLSMLLVAGIG, from the coding sequence ATGTCCTCATCAGCCACTTCTTTTTCGGGTGCTACCCCGCCGGAGCCAGCCGGCCCGCAGCACGAAGTAGGGCTAATGCCTATTGCGCGACTGGTGCGGCTGCCCAACCTGCTGATCATGCTGCTGTGCTTGGTGCTGGTGCGCGCGGGCCTACTGTTGCCCGGCAATCCGGTGGCTGCACTCTGGAGCGCCCGGTTCGGTATCCTGGCCTTAGCGGCGCTGTGCGTGGCCGCCGCCGGCTACATCATCAACGACTACTACGACGTAAAGATTGATGCCATCAACCGGCCGAAGCAGTTGGTTGTCGGACGGGTCGTGAACCGGCGCCGGGCCATGCTGGCGCACGTGCTGTTGTCGGGGGTCGGAGTTGGAATTAGCGGGCTGCTTTCGCCCTTGCTGGGCCTCGTGAATTTGGGTTCTGCGCTGCTGCTGTGGGGTTATTCGGTGCGGTTTAAGCGGGTAGCGCTGGTCGGCAACGTCAGTATTGCAACCCTCACAGCGGCGCTGGTACTGCTGCCCGAACTGCAACTGCGCACTGGCACTAGTAGCGTATGGGTGTATGCGCTGGCCGCGTTTCTGCTGACCGTGGTGCGGGAGATAGTAAAAGATGTGGAAGACATGCGCGGCGATGCTCAGCACGACTGCCGTACATTGCCTATTGTGTGGGGCGTGGCCCGCAGCAAGTGGGTAGCCGGGTTTTTTCTGGCGTGCCTGCTGTCTTTGGTTATAGGAGGGGTTTGGCACTCGTTTGTGCATAGCAAATGGGTACTTGGCGCTTGGCTGCTAGTGCTGGTGCTAGGGCCGCTGTTGTGGCTGACACAGCTGCTGCTGCGCGCCGACCGGCGGCGCCATTTTGCCGAGTTGAGCCGCTGGTGCAAAGGCATCATGCTGGCCGGTGTGCTCTCGATGCTGCTGGTAGCAGGAATAGGGTAA
- a CDS encoding cold-shock protein, with the protein MKTGTVKFFNEAKGYGFITDDVTKEDFFVHITGLNGGQVQQNDRVEFETQEGRKGVNAVNVKKV; encoded by the coding sequence ATGAAAACAGGAACCGTAAAATTCTTTAATGAGGCGAAGGGCTACGGCTTCATTACAGATGATGTGACCAAAGAAGACTTCTTTGTTCACATTACCGGTCTTAACGGAGGACAGGTCCAGCAGAATGACCGTGTGGAATTTGAGACGCAGGAAGGCCGAAAGGGCGTAAATGCGGTAAACGTGAAGAAAGTGTAA
- a CDS encoding KdsC family phosphatase — MTSPAAAPDLSGIKAFIFDVDGVLTDGTLLALNSGEQARAFHIRDGYAIRHALRHGYRIAVISGREEEGVRKRLESLDVRDVYLGVDDKMKIFNNYVNTYRLDPVHIAYMGDDMPDLEVMRRCAVAACPADAADDVRAISTYVSSLPGGHGAVRELIEAVMKVQKTW, encoded by the coding sequence ATGACTTCTCCTGCTGCTGCACCCGACTTATCGGGTATTAAGGCTTTTATATTCGACGTGGACGGTGTGCTGACCGATGGCACGCTGCTAGCCCTCAATTCCGGTGAGCAAGCCCGCGCTTTTCATATCCGCGACGGGTACGCTATCCGGCATGCCCTGCGGCACGGCTACCGCATTGCCGTTATATCGGGCCGTGAGGAAGAGGGGGTACGCAAACGCCTAGAGTCGCTGGACGTCCGCGACGTGTACCTGGGAGTTGACGACAAGATGAAAATCTTCAATAATTACGTCAACACCTACCGCCTCGACCCTGTGCATATTGCCTACATGGGCGACGACATGCCCGACTTGGAAGTAATGCGCCGCTGCGCCGTGGCTGCCTGCCCCGCTGATGCCGCCGACGATGTACGCGCCATCAGCACCTACGTATCGTCGCTGCCCGGTGGGCACGGTGCCGTACGCGAGTTGATTGAAGCTGTGATGAAGGTTCAGAAGACGTGGTAA
- the iscX gene encoding Fe-S cluster assembly protein IscX, whose amino-acid sequence MNHFEPPIHWNDYEDVAMALYEKFGDDFTEAKIYRIRFTELLEWVLTLPNFSGTRDQANEGHLEQIQAKWVYEWRDNQK is encoded by the coding sequence ATGAACCACTTCGAGCCCCCCATTCACTGGAACGACTATGAGGATGTAGCTATGGCCCTGTACGAGAAGTTCGGCGACGACTTCACGGAAGCCAAAATCTACCGTATCCGTTTCACCGAGCTGCTGGAGTGGGTACTGACCCTGCCTAACTTCTCCGGCACCCGCGACCAGGCCAACGAAGGCCATCTGGAGCAGATTCAGGCCAAATGGGTCTACGAGTGGCGCGACAACCAGAAATAG
- a CDS encoding 2Fe-2S iron-sulfur cluster-binding protein, translating to MKAVNITFQFQDGQPDQTHVAAEGESVLDVALNNGIQLQHNCGGVCGCSTCHVYVVRGEDGLPEISDKEEDFIDRAVNPRINSRLACQCVVQGASENLAILVPPQDFLGH from the coding sequence GTGAAAGCTGTCAATATTACCTTTCAGTTCCAGGACGGCCAGCCCGACCAGACGCACGTAGCCGCCGAAGGGGAATCGGTGCTGGACGTGGCCCTCAACAACGGTATCCAGCTTCAGCACAACTGTGGCGGCGTCTGCGGCTGCAGCACCTGCCACGTTTATGTGGTGCGGGGCGAAGATGGACTACCTGAAATCAGCGACAAAGAAGAAGATTTCATAGATCGGGCCGTAAATCCGCGTATCAACTCACGGCTGGCTTGCCAGTGCGTAGTGCAGGGTGCCAGCGAAAATCTGGCTATTCTGGTTCCGCCGCAGGATTTCCTGGGCCACTAA
- a CDS encoding Rossmann-like and DUF2520 domain-containing protein, with the protein MTPFHTSSLRVVLLGAGRVASQLGPALVQAGHQVVHIWSRTTASAEALAALLPGAQVLPSLDMASLPVADVYLLAVPDAAIPVLLAQAHFPANALVAHTSGTVPLSVFSGCPEVRGGVFYPLQTFSQGRDVDWQTVPLCIEATGPAAEELLLALGATLSRSVQRVGTPQRQSIHIAAVFACNFTNHLLGISHALLQQQALPLALLGPLLQETVEKALAYPPFTVQTGPAARHDTPTLDRHRAALAGHTQWLEIYNLLTDSIQRQGTGLPANNQGPVKL; encoded by the coding sequence ATGACACCGTTCCATACCTCTTCGTTGCGCGTGGTTCTGCTAGGAGCCGGTCGGGTTGCCAGCCAGCTTGGGCCAGCTCTGGTTCAGGCTGGGCATCAGGTGGTGCATATCTGGAGCCGTACTACGGCATCAGCTGAAGCGCTGGCTGCCCTGCTGCCCGGAGCGCAGGTGCTGCCTTCCCTCGATATGGCCAGCCTGCCCGTGGCTGATGTTTATCTGCTGGCCGTGCCCGACGCTGCCATTCCGGTCCTGCTTGCGCAGGCTCACTTTCCGGCCAATGCCTTGGTCGCACATACTTCTGGTACGGTTCCTTTGAGTGTGTTTTCGGGTTGTCCGGAAGTGCGTGGGGGCGTATTCTACCCGTTGCAGACATTCAGCCAGGGGCGGGACGTAGACTGGCAGACGGTGCCATTATGTATAGAAGCCACCGGACCAGCTGCAGAGGAGCTTCTGCTGGCACTAGGCGCTACCCTGAGCCGCAGCGTGCAGCGAGTCGGCACGCCTCAGCGCCAGTCTATTCATATAGCAGCTGTATTTGCCTGCAACTTCACCAATCATCTGCTCGGTATCAGCCACGCGCTGCTGCAGCAGCAAGCGTTGCCACTGGCGCTGCTGGGGCCACTGCTTCAGGAAACCGTAGAAAAAGCCCTGGCCTATCCGCCTTTCACAGTGCAGACCGGCCCGGCCGCCCGCCACGACACGCCTACTCTCGACCGGCACCGGGCCGCGTTGGCTGGGCATACACAGTGGTTGGAAATATATAATCTTCTGACTGACAGTATTCAGCGGCAGGGCACAGGGTTGCCTGCAAACAACCAAGGCCCTGTGAAGCTTTGA
- a CDS encoding T9SS type A sorting domain-containing protein, with protein sequence MKNSYTAPWRKLALTALLGLGSTGAFAQALNYTAANARNLAGTYTDLGTSGSVITTANTDAANSAATPIGFSFTFNGTAFTEFTLNTNGLIKLGNTPVSDPTITNYVAATDLNIVAPAGGIDLVGAANQTTSPTEYRVFTSGTAGSRVCTIQFENVADKPVAGASQFATMQFQIKLYETSNTIEFVYGAWTAGTATPIGLGFLVGLKGSSSAFADRLFAQKASSATAWTTTVFAQESGGLIPSHFVRNTFLPDAGRTYRFTSPTCVAPTAITFTNTTTTGTTVNFTAPANGTGYTIIYGAPGFNPASAGTTVTTPSSPYTFTGLAASTSYQLYIRANCGATDQSSLAGPFTFSTTCTAPIINTFPYTENFDGVPTGTLPCGFTVANTNGDSVTWRNRATVPGATGPIVISASSPNAMTYYYNEDGTTAANDWFFTPALFLRQGGTYKLSFQYRNSGANYPERMEVKYGNAATAAGQTTTLWSNQAIATTAFTTANETSTPAVANITPATTGNYYIGFHVTSAADQFFLAVDNLSIAGILGTSSALNKAVSMFPNPSTGMVTLDVRGANAKNNLQVSVMNMLGQTVHTASLKDNFENQLNLSSLANGVYLLKVQTGSDFTTRQLTIAK encoded by the coding sequence ATGAAAAATTCTTACACTGCCCCCTGGCGTAAGCTGGCGCTTACAGCACTGCTAGGCCTTGGTTCTACAGGTGCCTTCGCTCAGGCCCTGAACTACACGGCGGCCAACGCCCGAAACCTGGCCGGCACGTACACCGACCTCGGTACCAGTGGCTCGGTTATCACCACGGCTAACACGGATGCAGCCAACTCGGCGGCTACTCCAATCGGCTTCAGCTTTACCTTCAACGGTACGGCCTTCACGGAATTCACGCTGAATACCAACGGCCTCATCAAGCTGGGTAACACGCCTGTTTCTGACCCGACTATTACGAACTACGTAGCAGCCACCGACCTGAACATTGTGGCCCCAGCCGGCGGCATTGACCTGGTTGGAGCAGCAAACCAAACTACTTCGCCTACGGAATACCGTGTGTTTACAAGCGGCACCGCTGGTAGCCGGGTTTGCACCATCCAGTTTGAGAACGTAGCTGATAAGCCGGTAGCGGGTGCTTCGCAGTTCGCCACCATGCAGTTCCAGATCAAGCTCTACGAAACTAGCAACACCATTGAGTTTGTATATGGTGCCTGGACGGCCGGCACGGCCACGCCAATCGGCCTAGGCTTCCTGGTAGGTCTGAAAGGTTCCAGCTCGGCTTTCGCCGACCGTCTGTTTGCCCAGAAGGCATCGAGCGCCACGGCCTGGACGACAACTGTATTCGCGCAAGAGTCGGGCGGACTTATTCCTTCTCACTTCGTGCGGAACACGTTCCTGCCTGATGCTGGCCGCACGTACCGCTTCACGTCGCCTACTTGCGTGGCGCCTACCGCAATAACCTTCACTAACACGACTACGACCGGTACGACTGTAAACTTTACGGCTCCTGCCAACGGTACTGGTTACACGATTATTTACGGCGCTCCTGGCTTTAACCCTGCTTCGGCCGGCACGACCGTTACTACCCCATCTTCGCCCTACACATTCACTGGTCTGGCGGCTTCGACCTCCTACCAGCTTTACATCCGTGCTAACTGCGGCGCTACTGACCAAAGCTCACTGGCTGGTCCGTTCACTTTCTCGACTACCTGCACGGCTCCTATCATCAATACGTTCCCGTACACCGAGAACTTTGATGGTGTACCTACCGGCACGCTGCCTTGCGGCTTCACGGTTGCTAATACCAACGGTGACTCTGTTACGTGGCGCAACCGCGCTACCGTTCCGGGTGCTACCGGCCCGATTGTAATTTCCGCGTCATCGCCTAACGCCATGACCTATTATTACAACGAGGATGGTACCACTGCTGCAAACGACTGGTTCTTCACGCCAGCGCTGTTCCTGCGTCAGGGCGGCACCTACAAGCTTTCCTTCCAGTACCGCAACTCGGGCGCCAACTATCCTGAGAGAATGGAAGTGAAGTACGGCAACGCGGCTACGGCGGCTGGTCAGACTACTACCCTATGGTCAAACCAAGCCATTGCTACTACTGCCTTTACCACGGCCAACGAAACCAGCACTCCGGCTGTAGCTAATATTACTCCTGCTACAACTGGCAACTACTACATTGGCTTCCATGTCACCAGCGCTGCTGACCAGTTCTTCCTGGCAGTCGACAATCTGAGCATTGCCGGTATCCTGGGTACTTCTTCGGCCCTGAACAAAGCCGTTTCGATGTTCCCGAACCCTTCTACGGGTATGGTAACGCTGGACGTGCGCGGCGCCAACGCCAAGAACAACCTGCAGGTAAGCGTGATGAACATGCTGGGCCAGACCGTACACACGGCCTCGCTGAAGGATAACTTCGAGAACCAGCTCAACCTCTCGAGCCTGGCCAACGGTGTGTACTTGCTGAAGGTGCAGACTGGCTCGGACTTCACGACCCGTCAGCTCACCATCGCCAAGTAA